A genomic stretch from Verrucomicrobiia bacterium includes:
- a CDS encoding FAD-linked oxidase C-terminal domain-containing protein has product MESQPAILTVPVIDALRAIVGRENIVHGEQELLVYECDAYTLEKQLPNVVVLPRTTAEVAAVVKLCAEHHLPIIPRGAGTSLSGTVLAVTGGVMIALTRMNRVLDVDYRNRRALVEAGCVNAWVTNAVKGGGLYYAPDPSSQSACTIGGNVATNSGGPHTLKYGVTTNHVLGFEMVMPDGEILWLGARPDGGEDVAGYDLRGVVVGCEGMFGIVTRVLLQLIRAPQMFKTLLGVFENVDDASRTVTGIIAAGMVPGAMEMMDQLITQAVEAAYKFGFPLDAGAVLIIELDGLAAGLDQQADRVIEICKRNRAREVRLAKTEQERLDLWKCRKRAFGAIGRLSPNFLTQDGVVPRSKLPEMMRFIRACSEKHGLRIPNVFHAGDGNIHPLILYDEREPAQVQSALAAGHDILEKCIEFGGSATGEHGIGVEKIDFMAKQFTVADLDAMRMLRRVFDPEIRCNPHKMFPGSKRCADFAPRKQIAA; this is encoded by the coding sequence ATGGAAAGCCAGCCTGCGATTTTAACCGTGCCGGTGATTGATGCGCTGCGCGCGATTGTTGGCCGCGAAAATATCGTCCACGGCGAACAGGAATTGCTCGTGTACGAGTGCGATGCCTACACGCTGGAAAAACAGTTGCCCAACGTCGTCGTCCTGCCGCGCACGACCGCTGAAGTCGCCGCTGTCGTCAAACTGTGCGCTGAACATCATTTGCCGATCATCCCGCGCGGTGCGGGCACGAGCTTGAGCGGAACCGTGCTGGCCGTGACCGGCGGCGTGATGATTGCCCTCACGCGGATGAATCGCGTGCTCGACGTGGATTATCGCAACCGCCGCGCGCTGGTGGAAGCGGGCTGCGTCAATGCGTGGGTCACCAACGCGGTCAAAGGCGGCGGATTATATTATGCGCCGGATCCTTCGAGCCAATCGGCCTGCACCATCGGCGGCAATGTCGCGACCAATTCCGGCGGCCCGCACACGCTCAAGTATGGCGTGACGACCAATCACGTTCTCGGTTTTGAAATGGTGATGCCCGACGGCGAAATTCTCTGGCTCGGCGCGCGGCCCGATGGTGGCGAAGACGTGGCCGGATACGATTTGCGCGGCGTGGTGGTCGGCTGCGAAGGCATGTTCGGCATCGTCACGCGCGTGCTGCTGCAACTCATTCGCGCGCCGCAAATGTTCAAGACCTTGCTCGGCGTTTTTGAAAATGTGGATGATGCCAGCCGCACCGTGACCGGCATCATCGCCGCCGGCATGGTTCCCGGCGCGATGGAAATGATGGACCAACTCATCACGCAAGCCGTGGAGGCGGCGTATAAATTTGGTTTTCCACTGGATGCGGGCGCGGTGTTGATCATCGAGTTGGACGGGCTTGCGGCGGGTTTGGACCAGCAGGCGGACCGCGTGATCGAAATCTGCAAACGCAATCGCGCACGCGAAGTTCGCCTGGCGAAGACCGAGCAGGAACGCCTCGATCTTTGGAAATGCCGCAAGCGCGCGTTCGGCGCCATTGGCCGGCTCAGCCCGAATTTTCTCACGCAGGACGGCGTGGTTCCGCGCTCCAAACTTCCCGAGATGATGCGCTTCATCCGCGCGTGCAGCGAGAAACACGGCTTGCGCATCCCGAATGTTTTTCACGCGGGCGACGGCAATATCCATCCGCTGATTCTTTACGATGAACGCGAGCCCGCGCAGGTGCAAAGCGCACTGGCGGCGGGGCACGACATTTTGGAAAAGTGCATTGAGTTCGGCGGCAGCGCGACGGGTGAACATGGCATCGGCGTCGAGAAAATTGATTTCATGGCGAAACAGTTCACGGTCGCCGATCTCGATGCCATGCGCATGCTGCGCCGCGTTTTCGATCCCGAGATACGTTGCAATCCCCACAAAATGTTTCCCGGCAGCAAGCGTTGTGCGGACTTCGCGCCGCGCAAACAAATCGCCGCCTGA
- a CDS encoding PQQ-dependent sugar dehydrogenase: MRRLLIVAALLLGELTASRAMADSTAPVSPEQLKRGSALYARYCAMCHQAAGQGAPPTFPPLAGSDFLAADKDRSARILITGLTGAIKVSNQIYNGAMPPAPYNDDQLADVLTFVHNSFGNTNGPILAARIKEIRAQVSTTNVIADPNPFPALPPAPAGFTLREVVKLPNYPTRMASDGTGKCLYILCQNADVWRVDLPGGAIRRVLNGEDFAEPDAGDLMTDGMMLDSQNRLYIVANSRRVTTPYITNVVTIYRTTTVRDGDPAEPRAWFRTAYPFGISSFNHGVGNMGIGPDGKLYVSSGSRTDGNEAGSETNYYSGGEVPLTACFWRLDPKAEKPEIEIFARGVRNPYGFTWNEKGEMFATDNGPDANAPEELNLIERGKHYGFPYQFSNWAHPPYAYSPKTPPGLELTIPIANRGPDAGGSEGKPLYSFDAHSSPGGIVCLGNDFPAEYRGTFLITRYGNLLERPKDVGFDLLNVRLEKNASGIYESHTKEFLTPLARPVDIHQCGPGKIYICEYTRVLNNSSQTAMLPGRLLELSVNH, encoded by the coding sequence ATGAGACGCCTATTGATTGTCGCCGCCCTGTTGCTGGGAGAATTGACCGCCTCACGCGCGATGGCCGATTCCACCGCGCCGGTTTCGCCCGAGCAACTCAAACGCGGCAGCGCGCTTTACGCTCGTTATTGCGCGATGTGTCATCAGGCCGCTGGCCAGGGTGCGCCGCCGACTTTTCCGCCGCTCGCCGGGTCCGACTTTCTCGCCGCCGACAAGGATCGCAGCGCGCGCATCCTCATCACCGGCCTCACCGGCGCGATCAAGGTCAGCAACCAGATATATAATGGCGCGATGCCGCCCGCCCCTTACAACGATGACCAGCTCGCCGACGTGCTGACGTTCGTCCACAATAGTTTCGGCAATACCAACGGCCCCATCCTCGCTGCGCGCATCAAGGAAATCCGCGCCCAGGTCTCAACCACGAATGTCATCGCCGACCCGAATCCATTTCCCGCGCTGCCGCCCGCGCCCGCCGGTTTCACTTTGCGCGAAGTCGTGAAGCTGCCGAATTACCCGACGCGCATGGCCAGTGATGGCACCGGAAAATGTCTCTATATTCTCTGCCAGAATGCCGATGTCTGGCGCGTGGATTTGCCGGGCGGCGCGATTCGCCGCGTGCTCAATGGCGAGGATTTTGCCGAGCCCGATGCCGGCGACTTGATGACCGACGGCATGATGTTGGATTCGCAGAACCGGCTTTACATCGTGGCGAATTCGCGCCGCGTAACGACGCCTTACATCACGAACGTCGTCACAATTTATCGCACCACGACCGTTCGCGATGGCGATCCCGCCGAACCGCGCGCGTGGTTCAGGACGGCCTATCCCTTCGGCATCAGTTCGTTCAATCACGGTGTCGGGAACATGGGCATCGGCCCCGATGGCAAGTTGTATGTCAGCAGCGGCTCGCGCACGGACGGCAACGAAGCGGGCAGCGAAACGAATTATTACAGCGGCGGCGAAGTGCCGTTGACGGCGTGTTTTTGGCGGCTCGATCCCAAGGCTGAGAAACCTGAGATCGAAATTTTCGCGCGCGGCGTCCGCAATCCCTATGGCTTCACCTGGAATGAGAAAGGCGAAATGTTCGCGACGGACAACGGCCCCGATGCCAACGCGCCCGAGGAACTCAATCTCATCGAGCGCGGCAAGCACTATGGTTTTCCCTATCAATTTTCGAATTGGGCGCATCCGCCATACGCGTATTCGCCGAAGACACCTCCGGGGTTGGAGTTGACCATCCCCATCGCCAATCGCGGACCAGACGCTGGCGGCTCCGAAGGCAAACCCTTATATTCCTTCGACGCGCATTCCTCGCCGGGCGGCATCGTGTGTCTCGGCAACGATTTTCCGGCGGAATATCGCGGCACTTTTTTAATCACGCGCTACGGCAACTTGCTCGAACGTCCGAAAGACGTGGGCTTTGATCTGTTGAACGTGCGCCTCGAAAAAAATGCGAGCGGCATTTACGAATCGCACACGAAAGAATTCCTGACCCCACTTGCCCGCCCCGTGGACATCCATCAATGCGGCCCCGGCAAAATCTACATCTGCGAATACACCCGCGTCCTCAACAACTCCAGCCAAACCGCCATGCTCCCCGGACGGTTGTTGGAGTTGTCCGTGAACCACTGA
- the argH gene encoding argininosuccinate lyase, with protein sequence MKKTSPVSRSGRFASGPGEDVARFTESVSFDWRLWQHDLLGSIAHATMLQKIGVLTKAERQAIVTGLETIGQEIADGKFTWKPELEDVHMNIEAELTRRVPAGAKLHTGRSRNDQIALDIRLWLRHEIVGFGEELRELQRALAELAEKNASVIIPGYTHLQRAQPVSFAHHLLAYVEMIERDHGRLTDCFQRVNVCPLGSGAIAGSTLPLDREMVAKLLGFVDAKGRAVVTQNSMDAVSDRDFAVEFCAVAALVAVHLSRLAEDVILWATSEFHFVKIADAYTTGSSLMPQKKNPDIAELTRGKSARVVGNLMSLLTLLKGLPMTYNRDLQEDKERLFDSVDTVRASVRLMAAMLRHTTVDAKSCAAAAGDPALLATDLADHLVREGMAFRQAHHVVGAVVALAERAGKPLNQLTLAELQTVDAAFTAKALDVFDLKKAMAQRNLTGAPGTKEVAKQLVRWRKALA encoded by the coding sequence ATGAAAAAAACTTCTCCTGTTTCCCGAAGCGGGCGGTTCGCCAGCGGCCCCGGCGAAGACGTGGCGCGCTTCACTGAGTCGGTGTCGTTTGATTGGCGGTTGTGGCAACACGACCTGCTTGGCTCCATCGCGCACGCGACGATGCTCCAAAAAATCGGCGTGCTTACCAAAGCCGAGCGCCAGGCCATCGTCACCGGCCTTGAAACCATCGGCCAGGAAATCGCCGACGGAAAATTCACCTGGAAACCCGAACTCGAAGACGTTCACATGAACATCGAGGCCGAGTTGACCCGCCGTGTGCCCGCCGGGGCGAAACTGCACACCGGCCGTTCGCGCAATGATCAGATCGCCCTCGACATCCGCCTGTGGCTGCGGCATGAGATCGTTGGGTTCGGCGAAGAACTGCGCGAATTACAACGCGCGCTGGCTGAACTCGCCGAGAAAAATGCCAGCGTCATCATTCCGGGCTACACCCATCTTCAGCGCGCCCAACCCGTTTCGTTTGCCCATCATTTGCTCGCCTACGTCGAGATGATCGAGCGCGACCACGGGCGGCTCACCGATTGTTTTCAGCGCGTCAATGTTTGCCCGCTCGGCAGCGGCGCGATAGCCGGTTCCACCTTGCCGCTGGATCGCGAAATGGTCGCGAAACTGCTGGGCTTCGTGGATGCCAAGGGCCGCGCGGTCGTCACACAAAACTCGATGGATGCCGTGAGCGACCGGGATTTTGCGGTGGAATTTTGCGCGGTCGCGGCGCTCGTCGCGGTGCATCTCTCGCGGCTCGCCGAGGACGTGATCCTCTGGGCCACGAGCGAGTTTCATTTTGTTAAAATCGCCGATGCCTACACTACCGGTTCGTCATTGATGCCGCAGAAAAAAAATCCCGACATCGCCGAACTCACGCGCGGCAAGTCGGCCCGGGTGGTGGGAAATTTGATGTCGCTGCTCACGCTCTTGAAAGGCTTGCCGATGACCTACAATCGCGACTTGCAGGAAGACAAGGAGCGTTTGTTTGATAGCGTGGATACCGTGCGCGCCTCAGTGCGGCTCATGGCGGCGATGCTGCGGCACACGACCGTGGATGCCAAAAGTTGCGCAGCCGCGGCGGGCGATCCGGCGTTGCTCGCGACCGACCTTGCCGATCATCTCGTGCGCGAAGGCATGGCGTTCCGGCAGGCGCATCATGTCGTCGGCGCGGTCGTGGCGCTGGCGGAGCGCGCGGGCAAACCGTTGAATCAACTGACCCTGGCTGAATTGCAAACTGTGGATGCCGCTTTCACCGCCAAGGCGCTTGATGTCTTCGATCTCAAGAAAGCAATGGCGCAACGCAACCTGACTGGCGCGCCCGGCACCAAAGAAGTTGCGAAACAACTGGTGCGCTGGCGCAAGGCGCTGGCGTAG
- a CDS encoding phytoene/squalene synthase family protein, with product MNPQPELLTDLLKATSRSVYLTLSILPKPVRAQIGLAYLLARATDTIADTEIVSPEQRLAALELLRGRILGEHKRPLDFGELAQCQNLPAERILLERCEEALTVLASFTIEDQKRIRTVLEVITSGQALDLRRFAGASASAITALQNAQELDDYTYRVAGCVGEFWTHICRTHLFPGAKMDEAKLLSDAVRFGKGLQLVNILRDMPADLRQGRCYLPVNELADCGLTPADLLLPASEGKLRPLYNRYLDMAEANLASGWEYTNALPFSGMRVRLGCAWLILIGVKTLATLRTANPLDATQRLKVPRSAVYGVMFWSVVLYPLPFAWRGLFPRPHVGR from the coding sequence ATGAATCCGCAGCCGGAGCTTTTGACCGACTTGCTCAAAGCGACGTCGCGCTCCGTTTATCTCACGCTGAGCATCCTGCCGAAGCCGGTGCGCGCGCAGATCGGTTTGGCCTATTTGCTGGCGCGCGCGACCGATACCATTGCCGACACGGAGATCGTTTCGCCCGAGCAACGGCTGGCGGCATTGGAATTGTTACGTGGGCGAATTCTTGGCGAACACAAAAGGCCGCTGGACTTCGGCGAACTTGCGCAATGTCAAAATTTGCCGGCGGAACGTATTTTATTAGAGCGTTGCGAAGAAGCCTTGACGGTTTTGGCTAGCTTCACCATTGAGGATCAAAAACGCATTCGCACTGTGCTTGAGGTTATCACCAGCGGCCAGGCGCTGGACCTGCGGCGATTCGCGGGCGCATCCGCGAGCGCCATCACTGCCCTGCAAAATGCGCAGGAACTGGATGACTACACCTATCGCGTGGCGGGATGCGTGGGTGAGTTCTGGACGCACATCTGCCGCACGCATCTTTTTCCGGGCGCGAAAATGGACGAGGCCAAATTGCTGTCGGACGCGGTTCGTTTCGGCAAGGGTTTGCAACTGGTAAATATATTGCGCGACATGCCGGCGGACTTGCGCCAGGGCCGATGTTATTTGCCCGTGAACGAGTTGGCAGACTGTGGTCTCACGCCGGCCGACTTGCTGCTTCCGGCGAGCGAAGGCAAATTGCGTCCGCTCTACAATCGCTATCTTGATATGGCCGAGGCGAACCTTGCCTCCGGTTGGGAATACACGAATGCGTTGCCGTTTTCGGGCATGCGCGTGCGGCTGGGCTGCGCGTGGTTGATCTTGATCGGGGTCAAAACATTGGCGACCTTGCGCACGGCGAATCCCCTGGATGCCACCCAGCGTCTCAAAGTTCCGCGTTCGGCGGTGTACGGCGTCATGTTCTGGTCGGTCGTGCTGTATCCGCTGCCGTTCGCGTGGCGGGGATTATTTCCCAGGCCTCATGTTGGCCGATAA
- the lysA gene encoding diaminopimelate decarboxylase, which yields MHYFRYSGNKLCCEGVAVESLVRKYGTPLFVYSQRTLAEHFQKLDRALAPIDHLICFAMKSNSNQAVLRTLADLGGGFDIVSEGELRRAMAAGGDPKKCVFAGVGKTEAEIEFALRQGVYSFNAESEPELARINRIAARLKKVAPVSVRVNPNVDAHTHAKITTGTYENKFGIAFEKIEAVYARASKLKNLRLRGLQMHIGSQLTSVQPFEEAVRKVLPLVTRLRDRYGLEFLSIGGGLGIVYNPALESGTPEWWKSSQAKNILTPEIYAERLLPLLKPLGLRILLEPGRFISGNAGILVTRVEYVKQTGEKNFLIVDAAMNDLIRPAFYEAYHEIVPLTRRGGKLINSDVVGPICESGDFFAQNRPLPKMGEGDYLALLSAGAYGFVMASNYNTRSLATEVLVNGTKSAVVRERQPVEEIWAREKLAPWQK from the coding sequence ATGCATTATTTTCGATATTCGGGAAACAAACTGTGTTGTGAAGGCGTGGCCGTCGAATCGCTGGTGCGCAAATACGGCACGCCGCTCTTCGTCTATTCGCAGCGCACGCTGGCCGAGCATTTCCAAAAGCTCGACCGCGCCCTCGCGCCGATTGACCATCTCATTTGCTTCGCCATGAAATCGAATTCCAACCAGGCCGTCCTGCGCACGCTGGCGGACCTGGGCGGCGGATTTGATATCGTGAGCGAAGGCGAATTGCGCCGGGCGATGGCCGCGGGCGGCGACCCCAAAAAATGCGTTTTCGCAGGCGTGGGCAAGACCGAAGCTGAAATTGAATTCGCCTTGCGCCAGGGAGTTTATTCTTTCAACGCCGAGAGCGAGCCTGAACTTGCGCGCATCAATCGCATCGCCGCGCGCCTCAAGAAAGTCGCGCCGGTGTCCGTGCGCGTGAACCCGAACGTGGATGCCCATACCCACGCCAAGATCACCACAGGCACTTATGAAAATAAATTCGGCATCGCTTTCGAGAAAATTGAGGCGGTCTATGCGCGCGCTTCGAAGTTGAAAAACCTGCGCCTGCGCGGCCTGCAAATGCACATCGGCTCGCAACTGACCTCGGTGCAGCCGTTTGAGGAAGCCGTGCGCAAAGTGTTGCCGCTGGTCACGCGTTTGCGCGATCGTTACGGCCTGGAATTTCTCAGCATCGGCGGCGGATTGGGCATTGTTTATAATCCCGCGCTGGAGAGCGGCACGCCGGAATGGTGGAAATCCTCGCAGGCAAAAAATATTCTTACGCCGGAAATTTACGCCGAGCGTTTGCTGCCGCTGCTCAAGCCGCTTGGACTGCGCATCCTGCTCGAGCCGGGCCGGTTCATTTCCGGCAATGCGGGCATCCTCGTCACGCGGGTTGAGTACGTGAAACAGACTGGCGAGAAAAATTTTCTCATTGTGGACGCCGCGATGAATGATCTTATCCGCCCAGCGTTTTACGAGGCGTATCACGAGATCGTGCCGTTGACGCGCCGTGGTGGGAAACTGATCAATTCGGACGTCGTGGGCCCGATCTGCGAGTCCGGCGATTTCTTCGCGCAAAATCGTCCGCTGCCGAAAATGGGCGAAGGCGATTATCTCGCGCTCCTCAGCGCGGGCGCTTACGGCTTCGTGATGGCTTCGAACTACAATACCCGCTCGCTTGCGACCGAGGTGCTGGTGAACGGAACCAAATCCGCGGTGGTGCGCGAACGCCAGCCCGTCGAGGAAATCTGGGCGCGTGAAAAGCTCGCGCCGTGGCAGAAGTAA
- the trpS gene encoding tryptophan--tRNA ligase → MRILSGIQPSGTLHLGNYFGMMRPAVELQDKGEAYYFIANYHSMTSLVDAEQRRKNSLDVALDFLACGLDPKKCVFFKQSDVPEVTELAWMLTTLTPMGLLQRAHSYKEKKARLAQDDMDLVKHGIFAYPVLMAADILIYESNIVPVGRDQKQHVEMTRDMATKFNETYGQTFVMPEAQIREEVAVVLGTDGQKMSKSYGNTIEIFGDEKVIRKKIMGLVMDSRTPAEPKPDADKNLAIQLLKLVAPAATAQDFEDRLRAGGLGYGDLKKALFENYWNYFAAARAKRAEYAANLDYVNSVLTEGATRARALAQTVLRRAKLACGLD, encoded by the coding sequence ATGCGAATTTTATCAGGCATACAACCGTCGGGCACGCTGCATCTGGGAAATTATTTCGGCATGATGCGGCCCGCGGTCGAGTTGCAGGATAAGGGCGAGGCGTATTATTTCATCGCCAATTATCATTCCATGACTTCGCTGGTTGATGCCGAGCAACGCCGTAAAAATTCGCTGGACGTGGCGCTGGATTTTCTCGCGTGCGGACTGGATCCAAAAAAATGCGTGTTCTTCAAGCAATCGGATGTACCGGAAGTCACGGAACTGGCGTGGATGCTTACCACGCTCACGCCGATGGGACTGCTCCAGCGCGCGCATAGTTATAAGGAAAAGAAGGCGCGGCTCGCGCAGGACGACATGGATCTCGTCAAGCACGGCATCTTTGCCTATCCCGTGTTGATGGCCGCGGACATCCTGATTTATGAGTCCAATATCGTTCCGGTCGGCCGCGACCAGAAGCAGCACGTGGAAATGACCCGCGACATGGCGACGAAATTCAACGAAACCTACGGCCAGACGTTTGTCATGCCCGAAGCGCAAATCCGGGAAGAGGTCGCTGTTGTGCTTGGCACGGATGGCCAGAAAATGAGCAAGAGTTACGGGAACACGATCGAGATTTTCGGCGATGAAAAAGTCATCCGCAAAAAAATCATGGGCCTGGTGATGGACAGCCGCACACCCGCCGAACCAAAACCGGATGCGGATAAAAACCTGGCGATTCAGTTGTTGAAACTCGTCGCACCCGCCGCCACGGCGCAGGATTTTGAAGATCGTTTGCGCGCGGGTGGCCTCGGTTACGGCGACTTGAAGAAGGCGTTGTTTGAAAATTATTGGAACTATTTCGCCGCCGCGCGCGCCAAACGCGCGGAATACGCCGCGAACCTTGATTACGTGAATAGTGTGCTTACGGAAGGAGCCACGCGCGCTCGTGCGCTGGCGCAGACAGTTTTGCGCCGTGCTAAATTGGCGTGCGGATTGGATTGA
- a CDS encoding PHB depolymerase family esterase: protein MNRFFHFLLAASAGALTSCLSMNAAEPSAPPIENITPHIFTANLRADYLLFLPKGYDANARKRWPLILFLHGSGERGTNLWRTTVHGPTKYIEKHPDFPFILVTPQASEGTKWSDDTLLAILDNVTANNAVDTNRIYLTGLSTGGYGAWSLATTYPERFAAVAPICGGEGNIGIVLSLMDKTKGPALRHLPVWAFHGGKDNVVDPAESQRMVNLFKKFGNDVKLTIYPEAMHNSWTVTYDNPELYEWFLQHQRGMSVPEHKP, encoded by the coding sequence ATGAACCGATTTTTTCATTTTCTGCTTGCCGCCAGCGCGGGCGCTCTTACATCGTGCCTCTCTATGAACGCCGCCGAACCTTCCGCGCCGCCCATCGAAAATATTACGCCGCACATTTTCACCGCCAACTTGCGCGCCGATTATTTGCTGTTCCTGCCGAAAGGCTACGACGCCAATGCCCGCAAACGCTGGCCGCTGATCCTGTTTCTCCACGGTTCCGGCGAACGCGGCACGAATCTCTGGCGCACGACCGTTCACGGCCCCACCAAATACATCGAGAAACATCCCGACTTTCCGTTCATCCTCGTGACGCCCCAGGCTTCCGAAGGCACCAAGTGGTCGGACGATACGCTCCTCGCCATCCTCGATAACGTCACCGCCAACAATGCGGTGGACACCAATCGCATTTACCTCACCGGCTTGAGCACTGGCGGCTACGGCGCGTGGAGTTTGGCGACGACCTATCCCGAACGCTTCGCCGCCGTCGCGCCCATTTGCGGTGGCGAGGGCAATATCGGCATCGTGTTATCCTTGATGGACAAAACCAAGGGACCGGCCTTGCGGCATTTGCCGGTGTGGGCATTTCATGGCGGCAAAGATAACGTGGTGGATCCCGCCGAATCCCAGCGCATGGTGAATCTTTTCAAAAAATTCGGCAACGATGTGAAGCTGACCATCTATCCCGAAGCAATGCACAATTCGTGGACCGTCACCTACGACAATCCCGAACTCTACGAATGGTTTCTCCAGCATCAACGCGGCATGTCCGTGCCGGAACATAAGCCTTAA
- a CDS encoding YajQ family cyclic di-GMP-binding protein, giving the protein MPSFDIVSEVNSMELENAVNQANKELANRFDFKNVKAEILLEKNEIKLSADNEFRVRTLVEMVIGKLAKRNISLKNVEKCDPDISPLGHARQVIKIKNGIETTVAKEITGFIRDSKLKVTTQIQGSEVRVTGKSRDDLQSVIAAVRAHEFPVALQFQNFRD; this is encoded by the coding sequence ATGCCATCATTCGATATTGTGTCCGAAGTCAATTCCATGGAATTGGAAAACGCCGTCAACCAGGCGAACAAGGAATTGGCGAACCGTTTCGATTTCAAAAATGTGAAAGCCGAAATCCTGCTGGAAAAAAATGAGATCAAACTCAGCGCGGACAATGAATTTCGCGTGCGCACCCTCGTCGAGATGGTCATCGGCAAGCTCGCCAAGCGCAACATCAGCCTCAAGAACGTGGAGAAATGCGACCCGGATATTTCTCCGCTCGGCCATGCGCGGCAAGTGATCAAGATCAAGAACGGCATCGAAACCACCGTCGCCAAGGAGATCACCGGTTTCATTCGCGACAGCAAACTCAAAGTGACCACGCAGATCCAAGGCAGCGAGGTTCGTGTCACCGGCAAAAGCCGCGATGATTTGCAATCGGTGATCGCCGCCGTGCGCGCGCACGAATTTCCGGTGGCGTTGCAGTTCCAAAATTTTCGCGATTAA
- a CDS encoding Rieske 2Fe-2S domain-containing protein yields the protein MAKIKIARAAEIGEGQTVKFPFTRAGRPTEGFVARYQGKLVAYENLCRHLPLHLDFDTGRIFNREGDYFMCQTHNAMYEPLTGLCIRGPCEGQSLKTLKIEEIAGEIWFVP from the coding sequence GTGGCAAAAATAAAAATCGCGCGCGCCGCCGAAATCGGCGAAGGCCAGACGGTGAAATTTCCGTTCACCCGCGCCGGACGGCCGACGGAAGGATTTGTCGCGCGGTATCAAGGCAAGCTCGTGGCCTACGAGAATCTATGCCGGCATCTGCCCTTGCATCTGGATTTCGATACGGGACGTATCTTTAACCGTGAAGGCGATTATTTCATGTGCCAGACGCACAATGCGATGTATGAGCCGCTGACGGGCCTATGCATTCGCGGCCCCTGCGAAGGCCAAAGTCTCAAGACGCTGAAGATCGAAGAAATCGCGGGCGAAATTTGGTTCGTGCCGTGA